The following proteins are encoded in a genomic region of Nymphalis io chromosome 8, ilAglIoxx1.1, whole genome shotgun sequence:
- the LOC126770226 gene encoding calcium release-activated calcium channel protein 1 isoform X1, with protein sequence MSVWSASTVGNNHHYGPPTSRYSYSNNWCPNLTKHKCVMSGETPIQSGDALHTPAYLSWRKLQLSRAKLKASSKTSALLSGFAMVAMVEVQLNPPSQTKVPPAMLVAFTVCTTLLVAVHMLALMISTCILPNIEAVGNLHSISLVHESPHERLHWYIEIAWAFSTLLGLILFLVEIAILCWVKFYDLSETAAWSACVVLIPVMIVFLAFAIHFYMSLATHKYEVTVTGIKELELLKEQIELGDHDSRMNNLTLLDQNRSV encoded by the exons ATGTCTGTTTGGTCAGCCAGTACTGTCGGCAATAATCATCACTACGGGCCTCCGACCAGTCGTTACAGTTATTCTAATAACTGGTGTCCAAATCTGACTAAG CACAAGTGTGTCATGTCGGGTGAAACACCAATACAGTCGGGAGATGCATTACACACACCAGCATACCTCTCCTGGCGGAAGCTGCAACTCAGCCGAGCAAAGCTTAAAGCGTCAAGCAAGACTTCAGCCCTTCTCTCAGGTTTTGCTATG GTAGCAATGGTTGAAGTGCAGCTGAACCCGCCGTCTCAAACCAAAGTACCCCCGGCTATGCTGGTAGCTTTCACAGTTTGCACCACGTTGTTGGTAGCAGTTCACATGCTGGCGCTCATGATCAGCACCTGTATACTCCCAAACATAGAGGCCGTCGGCAATCTCCACAGCATATCACTAGTCCACGAATCTCCACACGAAAGACTGCATTGGTATATCGAAATCGCTTGGGCGTTTTCAACCTTGCTCGGCCTAATTTTGTTTCTAGTAGAGATAGCCATACTTTGTTGGGTGAAGTTCTACGATCTGAGCGAAACGGCCGCGTGGTCTGCCTGCGTCGTATTAATACCGGTTATGATAGTATTTTTAGCGTTCGCGATCCATTTCTACATGTCGCTGGCTACGCATAAGTATGAAGTGACAGTCACAGGTATCAAAGAATTGGAACTGCTCAAGGAACAAATAGAACTAGGCGATCATGACTCGAGGATGAATAATCTAACACTTTTAGACCAGAATAGGTCTGTCTGA
- the LOC126770229 gene encoding MORN repeat-containing protein 3-like has translation MPFYQKPKTFTPLLLAAEKKAIKNGVHKAIFTSRFDKYVGDWKKDLKEGKGFFLTYTGKLYEGDWYKGFRHGFGTLSNKLSNGTFSLEYRGDWVKGKPEGVGWRYYENGDVYFGFWKKGHRHGYGKVWYKDHTFYVGYWNMDKKDGLGMFVQANGNRYEGHWVDDFREGLGRFYHLHTGQLQEGCWKRGVCIQSKMCDIIIRQYCDLPTPYPIPQVALQNPRKLLDESELWLKKKIREIDENLKYCIDKM, from the exons ATGCCTTTCTATCAAAAACCGAAAACTTTTACACCTTTATTATTAGCAGCTGAAAAAAAAGCTATCAAAAACGGTGTACATAAGGCAATCTTTACATCTCGTTTCGATAAATATGTTGGCGATTGGAAGAAAGATTTAAAAGAAG gcaaaggtttttttttaacatacacTGGAAAATTATACGAAGGAGATTGGTATAAAGGTTTTAG gcATGGGTTTGGAACTCTAAGTAATAAATTGTCCAACGGGACGTTTAGTCTAGAATATAGAGGTGATTGGGTAAAGGGAAAACCGGAAGGAGTAGGTTGGCGGTATTACGAAAATGGAGATGTTTACTTTGGATTTTGGAAAAAAGGCCATCGACATGGTTATGGGAAAGTATGGTATAAAGACCATACTTTTTACGTCGGCTATTGGAATATGGATAAAAAAGATGGACTTGGAATGTTTGTTCAAG CAAACGGCAATCGTTATGAAGGTCACTGGGTTGATGACTTCAGGGAGGGTTTAGGTCGTTTCTACCATTTACACACTGGTCAGCTGCAAGAAGGGTGCTGGAAGCGCGGAGTGTGTATTCAATCGAAGATGTGTGATATCATTATCCGTCAATATTGCGATCTACCCACACCGTATCCTATTCCGCAG GTGGCACTTCAAAATCCACGTAAACTTCTTGATGAAAGTGAATTAtggctaaaaaaaaaaatacgggaGATCGATGAAAACTTAAAATACTGCATTGACAAAATGTAA
- the LOC126770226 gene encoding calcium release-activated calcium channel protein 1 isoform X2 yields the protein MSGETPIQSGDALHTPAYLSWRKLQLSRAKLKASSKTSALLSGFAMVAMVEVQLNPPSQTKVPPAMLVAFTVCTTLLVAVHMLALMISTCILPNIEAVGNLHSISLVHESPHERLHWYIEIAWAFSTLLGLILFLVEIAILCWVKFYDLSETAAWSACVVLIPVMIVFLAFAIHFYMSLATHKYEVTVTGIKELELLKEQIELGDHDSRMNNLTLLDQNRSV from the exons ATGTCGGGTGAAACACCAATACAGTCGGGAGATGCATTACACACACCAGCATACCTCTCCTGGCGGAAGCTGCAACTCAGCCGAGCAAAGCTTAAAGCGTCAAGCAAGACTTCAGCCCTTCTCTCAGGTTTTGCTATG GTAGCAATGGTTGAAGTGCAGCTGAACCCGCCGTCTCAAACCAAAGTACCCCCGGCTATGCTGGTAGCTTTCACAGTTTGCACCACGTTGTTGGTAGCAGTTCACATGCTGGCGCTCATGATCAGCACCTGTATACTCCCAAACATAGAGGCCGTCGGCAATCTCCACAGCATATCACTAGTCCACGAATCTCCACACGAAAGACTGCATTGGTATATCGAAATCGCTTGGGCGTTTTCAACCTTGCTCGGCCTAATTTTGTTTCTAGTAGAGATAGCCATACTTTGTTGGGTGAAGTTCTACGATCTGAGCGAAACGGCCGCGTGGTCTGCCTGCGTCGTATTAATACCGGTTATGATAGTATTTTTAGCGTTCGCGATCCATTTCTACATGTCGCTGGCTACGCATAAGTATGAAGTGACAGTCACAGGTATCAAAGAATTGGAACTGCTCAAGGAACAAATAGAACTAGGCGATCATGACTCGAGGATGAATAATCTAACACTTTTAGACCAGAATAGGTCTGTCTGA